A window from Flavobacterium gyeonganense encodes these proteins:
- a CDS encoding AAA family ATPase codes for MQDKIALLKYKKQIILQGPPGTGKTRLAKLMAEEMTKTTATFSGLDKIDDFFKSTDTKNSIFLEKRKSQYELLENFQKRYPKEQLINISKENYALGTGKNDSFCWWIERGLKPLGYYSPGSARSYMLFWKKEIGEYSKHGFVKSALDFDDAMKKIAIELDKAVNQGNHTDILKYFGDGFVLKVLNSYYPNDFFPINSVKCIENALKIFGVDYSGLNPLEKNLKLQEIYLQKRNQFNTDITNFEFMHFLFVEFNLKEPLVLDVQSLIKKGKFKIIQFHPSFSYEDFVRGITAKTNSDDKVFYKVEDRILMEFAQEALDNPKNNYILILDEINRANLSSVLGELIYALEYRYYFDKDNQQQASVESLYDISNGDEEPNRTLMLPENLYIIGTMNTADRSVGHIDYAIRRRFAFVNVLPDDSVIANTNAKALFTDINNLFNNNNTLAADFKADQVRLGHSYFIVNDEAELALKAKYEIIPILEEYLKDGILLEAAETKISELKKRFGN; via the coding sequence ATGCAAGACAAAATAGCCTTATTAAAATATAAGAAGCAAATCATCCTTCAAGGTCCTCCCGGTACTGGAAAAACTCGACTAGCCAAATTAATGGCAGAGGAAATGACTAAAACCACAGCAACCTTCAGTGGGCTTGATAAAATTGATGATTTTTTTAAATCTACAGATACTAAAAACTCCATTTTCTTAGAGAAAAGAAAATCGCAATATGAATTACTTGAGAATTTTCAAAAGAGATATCCTAAAGAGCAATTAATCAATATTTCCAAAGAAAATTATGCTCTAGGAACAGGTAAAAATGATAGTTTTTGTTGGTGGATTGAAAGAGGATTAAAGCCATTAGGATATTATTCGCCTGGTAGCGCCAGATCCTATATGCTTTTTTGGAAAAAAGAAATTGGCGAATATAGCAAGCATGGTTTTGTTAAATCGGCACTAGATTTTGACGATGCTATGAAAAAAATAGCAATTGAATTAGATAAAGCTGTCAATCAAGGCAATCATACAGATATCTTAAAATATTTTGGGGATGGATTTGTCTTAAAAGTATTAAACAGCTATTATCCAAATGATTTCTTTCCAATAAATAGTGTAAAATGCATTGAAAATGCTTTAAAAATATTTGGAGTTGATTATTCAGGTTTAAATCCACTTGAAAAAAACTTGAAGCTTCAGGAAATTTATCTTCAAAAGCGTAACCAGTTTAATACTGATATAACAAACTTTGAGTTCATGCATTTTCTGTTTGTGGAATTCAACTTAAAAGAACCTTTAGTACTGGATGTTCAAAGTTTAATTAAAAAAGGGAAATTCAAAATTATTCAATTCCATCCTTCCTTTAGTTATGAAGATTTTGTCAGAGGTATTACTGCTAAAACGAATTCAGACGATAAAGTATTTTACAAAGTGGAGGATCGCATCTTGATGGAATTTGCGCAGGAAGCTTTAGATAATCCTAAAAACAACTACATACTAATTCTGGATGAAATAAATAGAGCAAATCTCTCTTCGGTTTTGGGTGAATTAATTTATGCCTTAGAATACCGTTATTATTTTGATAAAGACAATCAACAACAAGCTTCTGTGGAAAGTCTTTATGATATTTCAAATGGTGATGAAGAGCCAAACAGAACTTTAATGCTGCCTGAAAATCTTTATATTATCGGCACAATGAATACGGCCGATCGTTCGGTAGGACATATTGATTATGCCATTCGAAGACGTTTTGCTTTTGTGAATGTTTTACCGGATGATTCAGTTATTGCAAATACCAACGCTAAAGCTCTTTTTACCGACATCAATAATTTATTTAACAATAACAACACCCTAGCTGCTGATTTCAAAGCCGATCAGGTGAGATTGGGCCACAGTTATTTCATTGTGAACGACGAGGCCGAATTAGCACTGAAAGCCAAATATGAAATCATTCCAATCTTAGAAGAATACCTGAAAGATGGAATTCTCTTGGAAGCAGCAGAAACTAAAATCTCTGAATTAAAAAAACGATTTGGTAACTAA
- a CDS encoding 5-methylcytosine restriction system specificity protein McrC, translating to MVTNLLTYWEHYNNALDDKHQDLFDKKKPYGSNFKKQRGEVSCFSIIKKEGVFHLNTSYCIGIDWIDEINAIYIEPKLNANNKNEPEEIVEINYLQMLFSALPYIDSQKELDDLFKIKWDKPLIEIHQTKDLLTPLLVIQYLNFLKTIVRKGLKKSYYKVEQNLNSKVKGKVLVGQTIKQNSLKNKQLYTYCSYEEFGINNLENRLLKKALIFIKRYLPTFKNISSQSFTADLFNFITPAFENVSEEINLNDIKYNKPNTFYKEYTEATRLAKLILKRFGYNIANVEKENISTPPFWIDMSKLFEYYILGLLKKQYPKKGEVLFQFKCHKAHEIDYLLNTVDLKLVIDAKYKPQYKTINGIDKEDFRQISGYARLKKVYDKLKVNYDQNINCLIIYPDLEIQNNDLSNPTAEKYKIDKYVGFYKLGVNLPIVK from the coding sequence TTGGTAACTAATCTGTTAACATATTGGGAGCATTACAATAATGCTTTAGATGACAAACATCAAGACCTTTTTGACAAAAAGAAACCGTATGGTTCTAATTTTAAAAAACAAAGAGGTGAGGTGTCTTGTTTCTCTATTATTAAAAAAGAGGGTGTTTTTCACTTGAACACTTCTTATTGTATTGGTATCGATTGGATAGATGAAATCAATGCTATCTATATCGAACCCAAGTTAAATGCAAATAACAAGAACGAGCCTGAAGAAATAGTAGAAATAAACTATTTACAAATGCTGTTTTCAGCCTTGCCCTATATAGATTCACAAAAAGAGTTGGATGATCTATTTAAAATCAAGTGGGACAAACCACTCATTGAGATCCATCAAACCAAAGATCTACTTACTCCTCTTTTAGTAATCCAATACTTAAACTTCTTAAAAACTATAGTGCGCAAGGGATTAAAAAAATCGTATTACAAAGTCGAGCAAAATCTCAACAGCAAAGTAAAAGGGAAAGTCCTAGTAGGTCAAACAATCAAGCAAAACAGTCTAAAAAACAAACAGCTTTACACCTATTGTAGCTATGAAGAATTTGGTATAAATAATTTAGAAAACAGACTCCTTAAAAAAGCTTTGATTTTCATCAAACGCTATTTACCCACATTTAAAAACATAAGCTCACAGTCATTTACTGCAGATCTGTTTAACTTTATAACTCCTGCTTTTGAAAATGTATCCGAAGAGATAAACCTTAATGACATAAAATACAACAAACCGAATACATTTTACAAAGAATACACCGAAGCAACACGATTAGCAAAATTGATCCTGAAAAGATTTGGATATAATATAGCCAATGTTGAAAAAGAGAATATTTCAACTCCTCCCTTTTGGATTGATATGAGTAAATTATTCGAATACTACATATTAGGATTACTAAAAAAGCAGTATCCAAAAAAAGGAGAAGTACTATTCCAGTTCAAGTGTCATAAAGCACACGAAATAGATTACTTACTAAATACGGTCGATTTAAAATTAGTAATCGACGCCAAGTACAAACCACAATACAAAACCATAAACGGTATTGATAAAGAAGATTTTAGACAAATCAGCGGCTATGCGCGACTAAAAAAAGTGTATGACAAATTGAAAGTAAACTACGATCAAAACATCAATTGTTTGATTATTTATCCGGATTTAGAAATTCAAAATAATGATTTAAGTAATCCAACAGCCGAAAAGTATAAAATAGATAAATATGTTGGCTTTTATAAATTAGGGGTTAATCTGCCTATAGTTAAATAA
- a CDS encoding VOC family protein — protein MEIRLLFLRTSDTKKLSDFYSLFGLTFEYHQHGNSPFHYSATIGKTVLEIYPLTKSQTEADKNLRLGFGIDNFEATIQKLTALEVVFALPPTQTEFGFIAVIEDFEGRKIELYKNS, from the coding sequence ATGGAAATACGTCTATTATTTCTAAGAACTAGCGATACAAAAAAACTATCCGACTTTTACAGCCTGTTCGGGTTGACTTTTGAGTACCACCAACACGGAAATTCTCCCTTTCATTATAGTGCGACTATCGGAAAAACAGTTTTAGAAATTTATCCTTTAACAAAGAGCCAGACCGAAGCAGACAAAAACCTAAGATTAGGATTCGGTATTGACAACTTCGAGGCTACAATTCAAAAATTAACCGCCTTAGAAGTGGTGTTTGCATTACCTCCCACACAAACGGAGTTTGGGTTTATTGCTGTAATTGAAGATTTTGAGGGGAGAAAAATTGAGTTGTATAAAAATAGCTGA
- a CDS encoding carbohydrate-binding domain-containing protein — MKTKKYFYLCLGIIAFSCSKDNDSNDDETNVTTNTPVTISATTVKGTAEGSLETGANEEDILANSTFTSTVKITFSGTSATVENAVTGVTVTTSGADVTVTSTVAGVAYEVTGTTTDGMLKIYSDKKYKLTLNGVSIKNNDGPAINIQSGKRAFIVLSGTNALEDGVTYATSIEDQKGTFFSEGQLIFSGSGTLNIVGNNKHGIAADDYVRVQSGTINITKAASDGIHTNDAVYIDGGTLSIFASSDGIEAEEGHIIINGGTITATVADDGIVASYDTDDTIDPYVVINGGTITITTTGQGGEGIESKSTLTINDGTIYVKAVDDAINAGDAIYINGGTIVAYSTTNDGIDSNGTLTVTGGRTFAIGAKSPEEGFDCDNNTFKITGGLLIGTGGATSSPTASVSTQASAILGSGNAGTIFSILDSDNAEVMTFKSPVSFTTLLLSGSKFSSGKTYKLVTVSTVTSASDFNGLYLGGTFSNPTVSSSFTLTSMVTKIGGSTGPR, encoded by the coding sequence ATGAAAACAAAAAAATATTTCTATCTCTGTTTAGGCATTATTGCCTTTTCCTGTTCTAAAGACAACGACAGCAATGATGATGAAACCAACGTTACAACCAATACTCCTGTTACCATTAGTGCCACGACTGTAAAGGGAACAGCAGAAGGATCATTGGAGACCGGGGCAAATGAGGAAGATATATTGGCTAATTCCACATTTACTTCTACGGTAAAAATAACATTTAGCGGTACAAGTGCGACGGTAGAAAATGCAGTAACAGGAGTAACCGTTACCACTTCCGGTGCAGATGTTACAGTGACCTCTACTGTTGCAGGAGTCGCTTATGAAGTAACCGGCACCACCACAGATGGGATGCTCAAAATTTATAGCGACAAAAAATATAAGCTTACACTCAATGGCGTGTCGATCAAAAATAATGATGGACCGGCAATAAACATTCAGTCAGGCAAGCGTGCTTTTATTGTACTGAGCGGTACCAATGCCTTAGAGGATGGAGTAACTTATGCTACTTCTATCGAAGATCAAAAGGGAACTTTTTTTAGTGAAGGACAGCTTATTTTTTCAGGTTCTGGTACTCTAAATATTGTTGGTAACAATAAACATGGTATTGCCGCTGATGATTATGTGCGTGTACAAAGCGGTACGATTAACATTACCAAAGCGGCTTCTGATGGGATTCATACCAATGATGCGGTTTATATCGACGGTGGTACTCTGAGCATTTTTGCGTCCAGTGACGGTATCGAAGCCGAAGAGGGGCATATTATCATCAATGGCGGAACCATAACCGCTACTGTGGCTGATGACGGAATAGTGGCTTCATACGATACAGATGATACGATCGATCCTTATGTGGTGATCAATGGCGGTACTATTACCATTACGACTACAGGCCAAGGCGGTGAAGGAATAGAGAGTAAAAGTACCCTGACCATCAATGATGGGACCATTTATGTCAAGGCTGTAGATGATGCCATCAATGCCGGTGATGCGATTTATATTAATGGTGGAACTATTGTAGCCTACAGTACGACAAATGATGGTATTGATTCGAATGGTACACTGACCGTAACCGGCGGAAGAACCTTTGCTATAGGAGCTAAAAGCCCTGAAGAAGGTTTTGATTGTGATAACAACACGTTTAAAATTACCGGCGGACTGCTGATTGGCACCGGAGGAGCTACCAGTTCGCCAACTGCCAGCGTATCTACTCAGGCTTCTGCCATTTTGGGGAGTGGAAATGCGGGAACGATATTTAGTATATTAGATAGTGATAATGCAGAGGTAATGACGTTTAAATCGCCTGTGAGTTTTACTACATTGCTCTTGTCCGGCAGTAAATTCAGTTCTGGTAAAACCTATAAATTGGTTACGGTTTCAACAGTGACCAGCGCTTCGGATTTTAACGGACTGTATCTGGGAGGAACATTTAGCAATCCTACGGTATCGTCAAGTTTTACACTGACCTCGATGGTGACCAAAATAGGAGGGAGCACCGGTCCGCGATAA
- a CDS encoding PQQ-binding-like beta-propeller repeat protein translates to MKQKLIILLFVFTVINVFGQVPVTSKPTETINPANTISAAVDAFSNKSVRPVKKVPLDEALILIYDYDGTLFTFDLESETIAWTVKATDSFTEMCANGVTLLDGVLYVPFINGEIFAIDNQTGEIFWKSRLGDSKDQIILKNQIPVINNGKLFITTQSPNNNIYALNVKDGSLAWGNKLEATNNDMPVLFFDNKVFTQSASNVYSFDANTGKLLSQKSFEGAILGKPATDGETIFIANEKNAVYALTPDKLDILWEFKFDENQNNVRQHIVGKDKKVYFAAQGEEVSSIYAVDAKTGTQLWKTDFKADTIAYMIEESDNIWGYTRKGKLFQIDLTNGEIAFEVKLTTRPISNFEFASDDESLFYFSDAALIQFEFKTKDENEVYLRTSIKDDAYSAYVKLIR, encoded by the coding sequence ATGAAACAAAAACTTATCATTCTTCTGTTTGTATTTACTGTTATAAATGTATTTGGACAAGTACCTGTTACTTCAAAGCCAACTGAAACTATTAATCCTGCTAATACTATTTCAGCTGCTGTAGATGCTTTTAGTAATAAATCTGTAAGGCCGGTAAAAAAGGTTCCGTTAGACGAAGCTTTAATCCTGATTTATGATTACGACGGCACTCTTTTTACATTCGATTTAGAATCTGAAACAATTGCCTGGACTGTAAAAGCTACAGATTCTTTTACAGAGATGTGCGCAAACGGAGTGACACTTCTTGATGGGGTTTTATATGTTCCGTTTATCAACGGAGAAATTTTTGCGATTGATAATCAAACCGGAGAAATTTTTTGGAAGTCAAGATTAGGTGATAGTAAAGACCAAATTATACTAAAAAATCAAATTCCGGTCATCAATAATGGCAAACTGTTTATAACGACTCAAAGTCCAAATAATAACATTTATGCCCTGAATGTAAAAGATGGCAGTTTAGCATGGGGCAACAAGTTAGAAGCTACCAATAACGATATGCCGGTTCTGTTTTTTGACAACAAAGTTTTTACTCAAAGCGCATCAAATGTGTATAGTTTTGATGCCAATACAGGAAAACTTCTTAGTCAAAAAAGCTTTGAAGGAGCCATTTTGGGAAAACCTGCCACCGATGGCGAAACTATATTTATAGCCAATGAAAAAAATGCAGTTTATGCTTTAACGCCAGATAAATTAGATATTTTATGGGAATTTAAATTCGATGAAAATCAAAATAATGTAAGGCAACATATAGTGGGTAAAGACAAAAAAGTCTATTTTGCGGCACAAGGGGAGGAAGTTTCTTCTATATATGCTGTGGATGCTAAAACAGGAACTCAGTTATGGAAAACGGATTTTAAAGCCGATACTATTGCGTACATGATTGAAGAAAGTGATAACATTTGGGGATATACCCGAAAAGGAAAACTTTTTCAAATAGACTTGACGAACGGCGAAATAGCATTCGAAGTAAAACTAACCACCAGACCCATTTCAAATTTTGAATTTGCCAGCGATGATGAATCCTTGTTTTATTTTTCTGATGCTGCTTTAATTCAGTTTGAATTTAAAACAAAAGACGAAAACGAAGTTTACCTGCGGACTTCTATTAAAGACGACGCCTATAGCGCCTATGTGAAACTGATCCGATAA
- a CDS encoding serine hydrolase — protein sequence MKILYSKSLAISLLCLISFIANSQNQQKADSIDLFLKEKMEKLHIPGLQLAIVRNGKIIKQNSYGMANIENSVNVNNQSRFAVNSCTKAFVGVAVMQLQEEGKLNINDPISKYLDDLPDAWKDLKIKQLFANISGLPNSIDATENFLGDTEDSTWEKVKTLPMEFNTGDRFRYNQTGYIIIGKIINKVSGIHFTKFIENRQFKTAGMEQTRFGDSNDVITNAAGAYTTQAVVNGKWVTTNEIKNNFFKFPEYFRTCAGIVSTAGEIAKWIIALQNGDLLKEKSSLDLLWQPAVLNNGRTRGFNKLVNGYAIGWPTVSRAEHPAVAPIGGMRSAFFVYPEDALSIIVLTNFQGANPEFFIDEIAGFYIPEMKESNGFGWSLSLRKLRQELIKQNYNNALKLAENLKKNDSLFTLNENELNDYGYKLLAKNKQTEALKIFKLNVDLYSQSANAYDSYAETLAALGNNKEAIKNYKKAFQLNPKNLNAQEQIKKLENL from the coding sequence ATGAAAATACTTTATTCTAAATCTCTGGCAATCTCATTATTATGCTTGATAAGTTTTATTGCAAATTCTCAAAATCAGCAAAAAGCAGATAGCATTGATCTTTTTTTAAAAGAGAAAATGGAAAAACTTCATATACCGGGACTTCAGCTTGCGATAGTTCGAAACGGTAAAATAATTAAGCAGAATAGTTACGGAATGGCGAATATTGAAAACTCAGTTAACGTAAACAATCAAAGTAGGTTTGCTGTTAATTCCTGTACCAAAGCTTTTGTTGGTGTTGCGGTTATGCAGCTTCAGGAAGAAGGGAAACTCAATATTAACGATCCAATTTCTAAATATCTGGATGATTTACCTGATGCATGGAAAGATTTGAAAATCAAACAATTGTTTGCTAACATTTCCGGACTTCCAAATAGTATTGATGCAACTGAAAATTTTCTGGGCGATACTGAAGATTCTACCTGGGAAAAAGTAAAAACCCTGCCGATGGAATTTAATACCGGAGATCGCTTTCGTTACAACCAAACGGGTTATATTATTATTGGTAAAATCATCAATAAAGTGAGCGGAATTCATTTTACTAAATTCATCGAAAATCGCCAATTTAAGACGGCTGGAATGGAACAAACCCGTTTTGGAGATTCTAATGATGTGATTACAAATGCGGCAGGAGCTTATACCACGCAGGCTGTTGTTAACGGAAAATGGGTGACAACCAATGAAATAAAAAACAATTTTTTTAAATTTCCGGAGTATTTCAGAACCTGCGCCGGAATCGTTTCTACCGCTGGCGAAATTGCAAAATGGATTATTGCATTGCAAAATGGTGATTTATTAAAAGAAAAATCAAGTCTGGATTTACTTTGGCAGCCAGCCGTTCTAAATAACGGACGCACACGCGGATTCAATAAATTGGTAAACGGATATGCAATTGGCTGGCCAACGGTTTCAAGAGCAGAACATCCGGCTGTTGCACCAATTGGAGGAATGAGATCTGCGTTTTTTGTTTATCCTGAAGATGCTCTTTCTATTATTGTGCTGACCAATTTTCAAGGTGCAAATCCAGAGTTTTTTATAGACGAAATCGCTGGTTTTTATATTCCGGAAATGAAAGAATCAAATGGTTTTGGATGGTCCCTTTCACTTCGAAAATTAAGACAAGAACTCATTAAACAAAACTATAACAACGCATTAAAACTTGCCGAAAATCTCAAAAAGAATGATTCTCTTTTTACTTTAAATGAAAATGAACTAAATGATTACGGTTACAAATTATTAGCAAAAAATAAACAAACAGAAGCGCTAAAGATTTTCAAACTTAATGTTGACCTTTACTCACAAAGCGCAAATGCTTATGATAGTTATGCTGAAACACTGGCCGCTTTAGGAAATAATAAAGAAGCAATCAAAAATTATAAAAAAGCATTTCAATTAAATCCGAAGAATCTTAATGCTCAGGAGCAGATAAAGAAATTAGAAAATCTGTAA
- a CDS encoding outer membrane beta-barrel family protein, with product MKPFKLLIALLFGFAAFAQSPEFTIKGKVVDAKTKQPLPYVTITLLSSSQKVKETASDENGNYILKSVSGNYQLKVEFMSFKTFISESFKMNQDLVQNISLEEEVHQLEEVNVVAEKSAVELKLDKKVFNVGKDILSRGGSANDILNNVPSVNVDITGVVSLRGNNSVTVLIDGKPSMLAANNGLSQISAANIEKVEVITNPSAAYEAQGGGGIINIILKKNSLKGFNGSLQAGIGNPENYNTNANVSYKTEKINLFSNLGYRELNVYGYDKQFQRNSSNGVTSILNQYNDDKGNYSTVSLYFGGDYYINDKNILTGSYYRSKNTNRENTQYNYNYSDVNNAADSIISRSQKYVEPQIYNVFELNYAKTFDKKDKKWNSSLQYVFWNDNENQYIDQQRTFPDQSPVSNLYTNDIESSNDIFIKSDFVNPINENSKIEMGIRGDLRAIRSDYYTILDDMLQEQFTNKLKYDENLYSAYFQFGSKIKRFNYLLGLRSELSDIKISDRKNTFNNAKNYINLFPTVHLVYNLTAKTDLQLSYSKRINRPRFWQLNPFSGLSDLRNLTVGNPDLNPMFTDSFEFTVLAKPGKFSINPSVYYKHTTNFFEYIVERTNENYFINTPVNLGTENRYGAEVLATYNPTNWLRLSLDFNYYKFKQEGSYKNVNYNAEDQTWLSNFRSVLKFPKIISADFSFRYRGKNQGVQTLTEAQYLANVGVSKDFLEDKMSVTVNVNNLFDSQIRKRETTTPSYYLQSESKSQGRYVNLTVIYRFNRTKSDKDRLPENM from the coding sequence ATGAAACCATTCAAATTACTAATTGCATTATTATTCGGATTCGCTGCTTTTGCACAATCGCCAGAATTTACAATCAAAGGAAAAGTTGTAGATGCTAAAACAAAACAGCCTTTGCCATACGTAACAATTACTTTGCTGTCATCATCTCAAAAAGTAAAAGAAACTGCTTCTGATGAAAATGGAAATTACATCTTAAAAAGTGTATCTGGAAATTACCAATTAAAGGTAGAATTTATGTCTTTTAAGACTTTTATTTCTGAAAGTTTTAAAATGAATCAGGATTTGGTTCAAAATATTTCTCTGGAAGAAGAAGTTCATCAATTAGAAGAAGTAAATGTTGTTGCCGAAAAATCGGCTGTAGAACTTAAACTGGATAAAAAAGTATTCAATGTCGGTAAAGACATTTTGTCCCGGGGAGGATCTGCAAATGACATTTTAAACAATGTTCCTTCTGTAAATGTAGATATAACGGGCGTTGTAAGCCTTCGTGGAAATAACAGCGTTACGGTTTTAATTGATGGAAAACCTTCGATGCTGGCTGCAAATAATGGTTTATCGCAGATTTCCGCAGCCAATATTGAAAAAGTAGAAGTAATCACCAATCCGTCTGCGGCTTATGAAGCGCAGGGTGGTGGCGGTATCATTAATATTATCTTGAAAAAGAATAGTTTAAAAGGTTTTAATGGTTCGCTTCAGGCTGGAATTGGAAATCCTGAAAATTATAATACGAATGCTAATGTGAGTTACAAGACAGAAAAAATAAATCTTTTTTCGAATCTGGGTTATCGCGAGCTGAATGTTTATGGCTACGACAAGCAATTTCAAAGAAACAGCAGCAATGGCGTTACCTCTATTTTGAATCAGTACAATGATGATAAAGGAAATTATAGTACGGTAAGTCTTTATTTTGGAGGAGATTATTACATCAATGATAAAAATATTTTGACAGGAAGTTACTATCGTTCTAAAAATACCAATAGAGAAAATACCCAATACAATTATAACTATTCTGATGTGAACAATGCAGCGGATAGTATTATTTCGAGATCTCAAAAATATGTAGAGCCACAGATTTATAATGTTTTTGAGTTGAATTATGCTAAGACATTTGACAAAAAAGACAAAAAATGGAATTCAAGTCTGCAATATGTTTTTTGGAATGATAATGAAAATCAATACATCGACCAGCAAAGAACATTTCCTGATCAATCGCCAGTTTCTAATTTGTATACCAATGATATTGAAAGCAGTAACGATATTTTTATAAAATCAGATTTTGTGAATCCGATTAATGAAAATTCTAAAATCGAAATGGGAATCAGAGGTGATTTGAGAGCTATTAGAAGTGATTATTACACGATTCTAGATGATATGCTGCAGGAACAATTTACCAATAAACTGAAATACGACGAAAACTTATACAGCGCTTATTTTCAATTTGGAAGCAAAATAAAAAGATTTAATTATTTATTAGGCTTGCGTTCTGAATTATCAGACATTAAAATTTCTGATCGAAAAAATACTTTCAATAATGCCAAAAATTACATCAATTTATTTCCGACAGTACATTTGGTTTACAACTTAACAGCAAAAACAGATTTGCAATTGAGCTACAGCAAAAGAATAAACCGACCTAGATTTTGGCAGCTGAATCCGTTTTCCGGACTTTCAGATTTAAGAAATTTAACGGTTGGAAATCCAGATCTAAACCCAATGTTTACTGATTCATTTGAGTTTACCGTTTTGGCAAAACCGGGAAAATTCAGCATTAATCCGTCAGTTTATTACAAGCACACGACTAATTTTTTTGAATACATAGTAGAACGCACCAATGAAAATTATTTTATAAATACTCCTGTAAATCTTGGAACAGAGAATCGTTATGGCGCAGAGGTTTTGGCAACCTATAATCCGACAAACTGGCTGCGTTTATCTTTAGATTTTAACTATTATAAATTTAAACAGGAAGGAAGTTATAAGAATGTAAATTACAATGCCGAAGACCAAACGTGGTTATCCAATTTCCGTTCGGTATTGAAGTTTCCTAAAATTATTTCGGCCGATTTTAGTTTCAGATACCGAGGGAAAAATCAAGGCGTTCAAACCCTTACAGAAGCACAATATTTAGCAAATGTTGGTGTAAGTAAAGATTTTCTTGAAGATAAAATGTCTGTGACTGTAAATGTCAATAATCTTTTTGATTCTCAAATAAGAAAAAGAGAAACCACAACTCCGTCTTATTATTTACAATCTGAAAGTAAATCCCAAGGACGTTATGTAAATCTAACAGTTATCTATCGTTTTAACCGCACAAAATCTGATAAAGATCGTTTGCCTGAAAACATGTAA
- a CDS encoding sensor histidine kinase, which produces MTPFEKIINFATAHRITTHVIFWVFIFIMFFSKNTSSDPEGLWIDVLYTVYYEIFSMIGAYFLSYRILPRLMTPQKYNWVWAELFLGAYIISAVARITMVYGVEPITRTPPFPQESIQEILTDLPTLFIAYSLHILSLSIFFIFIKLIKDQYIIQKRSLLLEKQKAETELKILKAQLNPHFLFNTLNNIYSLSVVNSPITSQSIAVLSEILDCILYRCSSTYVPLTQEITLLENYISLEKLRYDDRLSVVFNHEMDQNGMIAPLILLSLVENAFKHGAGEDIGSAPKIEIDLKLVNNNFEFKIRNTICKTEHEAESGKIGLNNIIQQLDKIYTENYTFNVTKTDADFTAVLKINLTSQYNLT; this is translated from the coding sequence ATGACACCATTCGAGAAAATTATAAACTTCGCTACAGCCCACAGAATAACTACTCACGTTATTTTTTGGGTGTTTATTTTTATTATGTTTTTTAGTAAAAATACTTCCTCAGACCCAGAAGGACTATGGATTGATGTATTGTACACCGTATATTACGAAATCTTTTCAATGATAGGAGCGTATTTTTTATCCTATAGAATTCTGCCTCGTTTAATGACGCCGCAAAAATACAATTGGGTTTGGGCAGAACTTTTTTTAGGAGCCTACATCATTTCTGCCGTTGCTAGAATAACAATGGTTTATGGCGTTGAACCTATTACTCGCACACCTCCTTTTCCTCAGGAATCTATACAAGAGATTCTCACAGATTTGCCAACTTTGTTTATCGCCTATTCGCTGCATATACTTTCTTTATCAATATTTTTCATTTTTATAAAGTTGATTAAAGATCAATACATCATTCAAAAAAGATCTTTATTATTAGAAAAACAAAAAGCTGAAACGGAATTAAAAATTCTGAAAGCGCAATTAAATCCGCACTTTTTGTTCAATACACTCAATAATATTTATTCGCTTTCTGTTGTAAATTCTCCTATAACATCGCAGTCCATTGCGGTTTTATCCGAAATACTAGATTGTATTTTGTACCGTTGCAGCAGTACATATGTGCCTCTTACGCAAGAAATAACATTGTTAGAAAATTATATTTCGCTGGAAAAACTGCGTTATGACGATCGTTTGAGTGTGGTTTTCAACCATGAAATGGATCAAAATGGAATGATCGCACCTTTAATTTTACTTTCTTTGGTAGAAAATGCCTTTAAACATGGAGCTGGAGAAGATATAGGAAGTGCACCAAAAATTGAAATCGACTTAAAACTAGTAAACAATAACTTTGAATTTAAGATTCGAAATACAATATGCAAAACAGAACATGAAGCCGAAAGCGGTAAAATTGGACTGAATAATATTATCCAGCAGCTTGATAAAATTTATACAGAAAATTATACTTTTAATGTCACCAAAACAGATGCCGATTTTACTGCAGTATTAAAAATAAATCTTACATCCCAATATAATTTAACTTAG